A genomic window from Sulfurospirillum multivorans DSM 12446 includes:
- a CDS encoding YhdP family protein, protein MIMKATSHTIRKIWIFLLFMVLFFVALMATLINGISIDKISLPTIKIDQLYIKLDKKLIVSIQTLDIQKETQTDTSIEEIAQLIKNFPYLNQFFSKISIELIHYANETLSLHYEESTFKFDSKHLSVNLIITPIEKWNIEVEIQEAFLKDYALHVNGKARMDFKTKNHTFEGNFETFGLKGIALLDLKETLLTYHLQSEPFTNKELKDLMDFVVTQVELDPIAKDWIDKNIVGESYLLHFIEGKFDIETLDYYPMQLHAAATVKNATVTFAPNVTPGFVKEVGIEFKEDKLLFDIHEPTYEKRPIEKADVFIYNLINKGTGIIVDLNATSKLDAPIHNILHAFKIDVPITQTSGKTDANIKLNIRFLPYDLNASGTFKLSPSDFTLSGVPMSTNYGEIRLDNFKITLENTNLRYKNLFDINATGLFDARKSRFDGLVDINALLLDFSGTQLLNIANLPDLNASFAIENNITKMTLPSLDATLLFSKENNQFLFSNLTKIAPFSPLMHDANLTEGSVSVQTKTFEDFDAKINLQNVTTPLLDNGEPVQNFDIALTTNTKTLDASTTNTKLSLHLDKEITLHVKDLNISIPHNDAPLDIPIKVTLFGENSSFIDMESNKTLLSERYTMNLFKDKLHLTSKRGKSTFEYETRKGNLGINGTALDADMINALFNKRYFHKGDFSLNIDGTDADTMKGTFIMHQTYIKDLKFFNNLMATINTIPSLLVFSDPSFNQEGYFVDNGYVEFNQTKEAMNITDLQLRGKSADILGKGRVDLAKDTLNLQLQIKTLKSFSNAIDMIPIVGGIILGEDKRIATNVDVTGSLSDPKIETHLILDTLKTPMNIIKRTLEAPFELFK, encoded by the coding sequence ATGATTATGAAAGCAACATCACATACGATTAGGAAGATCTGGATATTTTTACTGTTCATGGTTCTTTTTTTCGTAGCATTAATGGCAACCCTAATAAATGGCATTTCGATCGATAAAATAAGCTTACCGACGATAAAAATTGATCAATTATATATTAAACTAGATAAAAAATTGATTGTTAGTATCCAAACTCTTGATATTCAAAAAGAGACACAGACGGATACGTCGATTGAAGAGATTGCACAACTTATTAAAAACTTCCCCTATTTGAACCAATTTTTTAGTAAAATCAGCATTGAGCTGATCCATTATGCCAATGAAACGCTCTCCTTGCATTACGAAGAGAGCACCTTTAAATTTGACAGCAAACATTTAAGTGTCAATCTGATCATCACGCCTATTGAGAAGTGGAATATCGAGGTTGAGATTCAAGAGGCATTTTTGAAAGATTATGCTTTACATGTAAACGGAAAAGCGCGTATGGATTTTAAGACCAAAAACCATACGTTTGAAGGCAATTTTGAGACATTTGGGCTCAAAGGCATTGCCCTTTTGGATCTTAAAGAGACCCTTTTAACCTATCATCTCCAAAGCGAACCTTTTACCAATAAAGAGCTTAAAGATCTGATGGATTTTGTGGTCACACAGGTTGAGCTAGACCCGATAGCCAAAGACTGGATCGATAAAAACATCGTCGGCGAATCGTATCTTCTCCATTTCATTGAAGGCAAGTTCGATATAGAAACGCTGGATTATTATCCAATGCAACTCCACGCGGCAGCAACGGTGAAAAATGCAACCGTCACTTTTGCACCCAATGTGACGCCTGGGTTTGTTAAAGAAGTCGGCATCGAATTTAAAGAGGATAAACTCCTGTTTGACATTCATGAGCCCACCTATGAAAAACGCCCCATTGAAAAAGCCGATGTGTTTATCTATAATTTGATCAACAAAGGTACAGGAATCATTGTTGATCTAAACGCCACATCCAAACTCGATGCGCCCATACATAATATTTTACATGCGTTTAAAATCGATGTGCCCATTACCCAAACTTCGGGTAAAACGGATGCAAATATAAAACTTAACATTCGTTTTTTACCGTACGACCTTAATGCCTCAGGAACCTTTAAACTCTCCCCAAGTGACTTTACGCTCAGCGGTGTTCCTATGTCCACCAATTATGGTGAGATTCGGCTTGATAATTTTAAAATCACCCTTGAAAATACAAATTTACGGTATAAAAATCTGTTTGATATTAACGCCACAGGACTCTTTGATGCAAGGAAGAGTCGCTTTGATGGATTGGTCGATATCAATGCCTTGTTGCTTGATTTTAGCGGTACCCAGCTTCTAAACATTGCCAATCTTCCTGATCTTAACGCTTCATTTGCAATTGAAAACAACATCACTAAAATGACGCTCCCCAGCCTTGATGCCACACTGTTATTTTCCAAAGAGAATAACCAATTTCTCTTTAGCAACCTTACCAAAATCGCTCCTTTTTCACCTTTGATGCACGATGCCAATCTCACTGAAGGCTCTGTGAGTGTCCAAACCAAAACGTTTGAAGATTTTGATGCCAAGATCAATCTCCAAAACGTTACCACCCCACTTTTAGACAACGGTGAGCCTGTACAAAATTTTGATATAGCCCTCACGACCAATACGAAAACACTCGATGCAAGCACCACCAACACGAAACTTTCGCTTCATTTGGACAAAGAGATAACCTTACATGTAAAAGATCTTAACATCTCAATACCCCACAATGATGCGCCGTTGGATATTCCCATTAAAGTGACTCTTTTTGGCGAAAACTCCTCTTTTATTGACATGGAAAGCAACAAAACACTTCTGAGCGAGCGCTATACGATGAATCTGTTCAAAGACAAGCTTCACCTTACTTCCAAGCGAGGCAAATCGACATTTGAATATGAAACACGCAAGGGCAATCTTGGTATCAATGGAACGGCGCTTGATGCTGATATGATCAATGCGCTGTTTAACAAACGCTACTTTCATAAAGGCGATTTTTCACTCAACATTGATGGTACCGATGCGGACACAATGAAAGGCACGTTCATTATGCACCAAACCTACATCAAAGATCTGAAATTTTTCAATAACCTGATGGCAACGATCAACACCATCCCTTCGCTGCTTGTTTTTAGTGACCCTAGCTTTAATCAAGAGGGCTATTTTGTGGACAATGGCTATGTGGAATTTAACCAAACTAAAGAGGCGATGAACATTACAGATCTTCAACTCAGAGGTAAAAGTGCCGACATTTTAGGCAAAGGACGAGTGGATTTGGCGAAAGACACCCTCAATCTTCAACTCCAAATCAAGACGCTCAAAAGCTTTAGTAACGCGATTGATATGATTCCGATCGTGGGTGGCATTATTTTAGGGGAAGATAAGCGGATTGCGACCAATGTCGATGTCACAGGCTCTCTGAGCGATCCAAAGATTGAGACGCATCTCATTTTAGACACACTCAAGACGCCGATGAATATCATCAAACGAACCCTAGAAGCTCCGTTTGAGCTTTTTAAATAA
- the mltG gene encoding endolytic transglycosylase MltG: protein MEMPFIRVAINATKKRTMNSKNIQIFLIVCDVAFIIIYSLLFHLSRPMVSSSVAFVPQGSISQIISYMVDKNFDLHEKVDKYMLWMIGKPQSGWVNINQSPLTRGDFLYKLSHAKAPLKVITYIPGETKELLFVQIALAFDLSYEKLMQEYALATPYVDGFIVPETYYIPVGISEKHLVHFLLAHAKKYHKDVFEKIFGEFNETKWQKFIVIASIIQKEAANTDEMALVSSVIYNRLKKDMKLQMDGTLNYGQYSHLKITPQRIREDTSPYNTYMYKGLPPNPVCSVSKEAIFAAIFPKTTNYLYFVKNKNGTHTFSQNYETHLENIKN from the coding sequence ATCGAAATGCCATTTATTAGGGTTGCCATTAATGCTACGAAAAAAAGAACCATGAACAGTAAAAATATCCAGATCTTCCTAATCGTATGTGATGTTGCTTTCATAATCATCTATTCACTTCTCTTTCACTTGAGCAGACCCATGGTTTCAAGCTCGGTTGCGTTTGTGCCACAAGGCTCAATAAGCCAAATTATATCATATATGGTTGATAAAAATTTTGACCTCCACGAGAAGGTCGATAAATACATGCTCTGGATGATTGGCAAGCCTCAATCGGGTTGGGTGAACATCAACCAAAGCCCACTGACACGGGGTGACTTCCTCTACAAGCTATCACACGCAAAGGCACCGCTTAAGGTGATTACCTATATTCCCGGTGAAACCAAAGAGCTTCTGTTTGTTCAGATCGCTTTGGCATTTGATCTCTCTTACGAAAAACTGATGCAAGAGTATGCCCTTGCCACACCGTATGTGGATGGATTTATCGTGCCTGAGACGTATTATATTCCTGTGGGGATTAGCGAAAAGCATTTGGTGCATTTTTTACTCGCGCATGCTAAAAAGTACCACAAAGATGTGTTTGAGAAGATCTTTGGCGAATTTAATGAAACAAAGTGGCAAAAATTTATCGTGATTGCTTCGATCATTCAAAAAGAGGCGGCCAATACGGATGAGATGGCTCTGGTATCCTCAGTGATCTACAATCGTTTGAAAAAAGATATGAAGCTTCAGATGGATGGCACGCTCAATTACGGGCAGTATTCGCATCTGAAAATTACCCCTCAGCGCATTCGCGAAGACACGTCACCCTATAACACGTACATGTACAAAGGGCTACCGCCCAATCCCGTGTGTAGTGTGAGTAAAGAGGCGATATTTGCCGCTATTTTTCCAAAAACAACCAATTATCTCTATTTTGTTAAAAATAAGAACGGAACGCATACGTTTTCCCAAAATTATGAGACGCATTTGGAAAATATAAAAAATTAA
- a CDS encoding NADP-dependent isocitrate dehydrogenase, with protein MVQQTSKIIYTKVDEAPALATYSLLPIVQAFTASSNIEMEIRDISLSGRILANFPENLTAEQKVNDDLTYLGELANQPEANIIKLPNISASLPQLQAAIKELQDKGYNIPNYPENPTNEAEKEIKTRYAKVLGSAVNPVLREGNSDRRAPLCVKEYARKNPHRMGKWTSDSASHVAYMNEGDFYGNEKAVTVPEATTVRIELLGKDGTTTVLKEKLSLLKDEIIDGTYMSSKKLSAFFEAQMQEAQKSGILLSLHLKATMMKVSDPIMFGYAVKVFFKDVFEKYATLFAEIGVNANNGLGDLYTKIATLPEAQKVAIEADIMNTYTKRPKLAMVNSDKGITNLHVPSDVIIDASMPACIRESGKMWGEDGALHDTKALIPDRCYARIYEETMNFCKKNGALDPKTMGSVPNVGLMAQKAEEYGSHDKTFECATEGIVRIVDIKSGNVLMEHSVEKGDIYRACQAKDAPIRDWVKLAVNRARLSHTPAIFWLDPARGHDAQMILKVEKYLKEYDISDLDIKIMTPEEAIRESLARIVKGLDTIAVTGNVLRDYLTDLFPILEVGTSAKMLSIVPLMNGGGLFETGAGGSAPKHVQQFVEENHLRWDSLGEFMALTASLEHLDNVVGNKKASVLAKTLDAATGKFLDNNKSPSSKVGELDNRGSHFYLAMYWAEALAAQSEDQALSAQFKPLFETLKANEQKIVAELAVVQGKAVDMGGYYIPSFEKTNQAMRPSATFNKALDALKA; from the coding sequence ATGGTTCAACAAACAAGTAAAATCATCTATACGAAAGTCGATGAAGCTCCCGCTCTTGCAACATACTCTTTATTGCCAATCGTTCAAGCCTTTACCGCAAGTTCTAACATCGAAATGGAAATCAGAGATATCTCGCTATCGGGTCGTATTTTGGCGAATTTCCCTGAAAATCTTACCGCTGAGCAAAAAGTCAATGATGATCTGACCTATTTGGGTGAGCTTGCCAATCAGCCAGAGGCGAATATTATCAAACTTCCAAACATTAGCGCTTCGTTACCACAACTTCAAGCCGCAATCAAAGAGCTTCAAGATAAGGGCTATAATATTCCAAATTATCCTGAGAACCCTACAAATGAAGCTGAAAAAGAGATCAAAACACGTTATGCCAAAGTCTTGGGAAGTGCGGTCAATCCAGTGCTTCGTGAAGGAAACTCGGACAGACGAGCACCTCTTTGTGTCAAAGAGTACGCCCGCAAAAATCCACACCGCATGGGCAAATGGACGAGTGATTCTGCATCACACGTTGCTTATATGAACGAGGGCGATTTTTACGGGAATGAAAAGGCTGTCACGGTGCCAGAAGCGACCACCGTTCGCATTGAACTTCTTGGAAAAGATGGTACAACGACGGTTTTAAAAGAAAAACTTTCCCTTTTAAAAGATGAAATCATCGATGGCACGTATATGAGCAGTAAAAAACTCTCTGCCTTCTTTGAAGCGCAAATGCAAGAGGCTCAAAAAAGTGGAATTTTACTCTCGTTACACCTCAAAGCAACGATGATGAAAGTGAGCGATCCGATTATGTTCGGATATGCTGTGAAAGTCTTTTTTAAAGATGTGTTTGAAAAATATGCAACCCTTTTTGCCGAGATTGGAGTCAATGCCAATAACGGACTAGGCGATCTTTATACTAAAATTGCCACACTTCCTGAAGCGCAAAAAGTAGCCATTGAAGCTGACATTATGAACACCTACACCAAGCGCCCTAAACTTGCGATGGTGAATTCCGATAAAGGCATCACCAATTTACATGTACCCAGTGACGTGATTATTGATGCGTCTATGCCAGCATGTATCAGAGAATCAGGCAAAATGTGGGGTGAAGATGGTGCCCTTCACGATACGAAAGCGTTGATTCCTGATCGTTGTTATGCACGTATTTATGAAGAGACAATGAACTTTTGTAAGAAAAATGGCGCTCTTGATCCTAAAACAATGGGTTCCGTTCCCAACGTAGGTTTAATGGCACAAAAAGCCGAAGAGTACGGTTCTCATGATAAAACGTTTGAGTGTGCCACCGAGGGTATTGTGCGTATTGTTGACATCAAAAGTGGTAACGTTTTGATGGAACACAGCGTTGAAAAAGGCGATATTTACCGTGCGTGCCAAGCCAAAGATGCGCCGATTCGTGACTGGGTCAAATTGGCGGTGAATCGTGCACGTTTAAGTCATACACCTGCGATTTTCTGGCTTGATCCTGCGCGTGGTCATGATGCACAGATGATTCTAAAAGTTGAAAAATACCTCAAAGAGTACGATATTTCTGATCTTGATATTAAAATCATGACACCAGAAGAGGCGATCCGCGAGTCTTTAGCGCGCATTGTTAAAGGCTTAGACACGATTGCGGTCACAGGTAACGTTTTACGTGATTACCTCACCGACCTTTTCCCTATCTTAGAAGTGGGAACGTCTGCTAAAATGCTCTCCATTGTCCCTCTTATGAATGGTGGTGGTTTGTTTGAAACAGGTGCGGGCGGATCTGCACCGAAACACGTGCAACAATTTGTCGAGGAAAATCACTTGCGTTGGGATTCTTTAGGTGAATTTATGGCACTCACAGCTTCATTAGAGCATCTTGATAACGTTGTTGGGAACAAAAAAGCTTCTGTATTAGCCAAAACACTCGACGCGGCAACGGGAAAATTCTTGGACAATAACAAATCGCCATCCTCAAAAGTAGGTGAATTAGACAACCGTGGAAGCCATTTTTATTTAGCAATGTACTGGGCAGAAGCTTTGGCAGCACAAAGTGAAGATCAAGCACTCTCTGCGCAGTTTAAGCCACTGTTTGAAACACTCAAAGCCAATGAGCAAAAAATCGTTGCAGAGCTTGCAGTGGTTCAAGGCAAAGCAGTGGATATGGGCGGATACTACATCCCTAGTTTTGAAAAAACAAACCAAGCCATGCGCCCAAGCGCGACATTTAATAAAGCGTTGGACGCGCTCAAAGCATAG
- the mdh gene encoding malate dehydrogenase encodes MSQGKKVSIIGAGNVGATVCYWLAMRKHCREIVMIDRYEGLAQGKALDILQATSPEGSHTQISSSSDYHSIANSNIVVITAGSPRKPGMSRDDLLMINANITKEIIEKITHYAPNAIIIIVSNPLDAMTYVALKVGHYARNRVIGMAGILDSSRMETFISQKLGFGYGQVTASVMGGHGDDMVPLPRYSSVNGVALTDLLTDVEIEEIIEKTRHGGAEIVSYMGTSGYYAPANSTVKMIEAILSDSRSIFPCAVLLEGEYGYHDTVNGVPVVLGANGVEQIVELPLNEHEKKQFSKSVESVNKLLETLHKSEFFVQ; translated from the coding sequence TTGTCACAAGGGAAAAAAGTTTCGATTATTGGTGCAGGAAATGTCGGTGCAACGGTCTGTTATTGGCTTGCGATGCGCAAACATTGTCGTGAAATTGTGATGATAGACCGTTATGAGGGTCTTGCCCAAGGCAAGGCTCTCGACATCCTCCAAGCGACCAGTCCTGAGGGGAGCCATACGCAAATTTCAAGCTCTTCTGATTATCACTCGATTGCCAACAGTAACATTGTGGTTATCACAGCAGGAAGTCCCAGAAAACCTGGTATGAGCCGAGACGATCTTTTGATGATTAATGCGAACATTACCAAAGAGATCATTGAAAAAATCACACACTACGCTCCCAATGCCATCATCATTATTGTCTCCAATCCACTGGATGCCATGACCTATGTTGCACTAAAAGTAGGGCATTATGCACGCAATCGTGTCATTGGTATGGCGGGAATTTTAGACAGTTCCAGAATGGAAACCTTTATCTCTCAAAAGCTTGGATTTGGTTATGGGCAGGTGACGGCAAGTGTGATGGGTGGACATGGTGATGACATGGTTCCACTTCCTCGTTACTCTTCCGTTAATGGTGTGGCGCTTACCGATTTACTCACTGATGTGGAAATTGAAGAAATTATTGAAAAAACACGTCATGGCGGAGCAGAGATTGTGAGCTATATGGGAACATCTGGGTATTATGCGCCTGCAAATTCTACGGTTAAGATGATCGAAGCCATTTTGAGTGACTCTCGCTCCATTTTCCCCTGTGCTGTTTTGTTAGAAGGCGAGTACGGTTACCATGACACGGTAAACGGTGTACCCGTTGTTTTGGGCGCTAATGGTGTGGAACAAATCGTTGAATTACCCCTCAATGAACATGAGAAAAAGCAATTTTCAAAGAGTGTCGAATCGGTCAATAAATTATTAGAAACATTGCATAAAAGTGAGTTTTTTGTTCAGTAG
- a CDS encoding response regulator transcription factor, whose amino-acid sequence MTNALSCKQMLFVEDDEELSYMMIPIFKVCVKEVFYASTLEQALTLYHNQSIDLIFTDIHLHNENGLDFVKQVRKSNEEIPIVVLSGYKDETLLLKAIPLGLTDYLIKPVNYTQLTLAFEKCLSKFSKSSSQSIPLSNGFFYYSEEQVLFKDGQYYELKKKEILFMELLRKNKNRLITKDMIQVSVWENEDMSDAALYNFIMRIRHRFGKDFVHMVSNLGYRLG is encoded by the coding sequence TTGACAAATGCACTCTCTTGTAAACAAATGCTTTTCGTAGAAGATGATGAAGAATTATCTTACATGATGATACCCATCTTCAAAGTCTGTGTTAAAGAAGTCTTTTATGCTTCGACATTAGAACAAGCACTTACACTATATCATAATCAATCAATTGACCTTATTTTTACTGATATTCATCTTCATAATGAAAATGGACTTGATTTTGTTAAACAAGTAAGAAAAAGTAATGAAGAAATTCCTATAGTCGTTTTAAGCGGCTATAAAGATGAAACATTACTTTTAAAAGCGATTCCTCTTGGTTTAACTGATTATTTAATCAAACCAGTGAATTACACACAACTGACACTAGCATTTGAAAAATGTCTTTCAAAATTTTCTAAATCTTCAAGTCAAAGTATCCCATTAAGTAATGGTTTTTTCTATTACAGTGAGGAACAAGTACTCTTTAAAGATGGGCAATATTATGAACTCAAAAAAAAAGAGATTCTTTTTATGGAGTTATTGAGAAAAAATAAGAATCGCTTGATTACTAAAGATATGATTCAAGTATCGGTTTGGGAAAATGAAGATATGAGTGATGCAGCTTTATATAATTTTATTATGCGGATTCGTCATCGCTTTGGAAAAGATTTTGTTCATATGGTTTCAAATTTGGGGTACCGTTTGGGATAA
- a CDS encoding transporter substrate-binding domain-containing protein — translation MFKFFLYMFLFCLYVNAGSSLLLTNDEFHYLQEKKIFKLCVDPRSAPFEEITPDGIYKGITADLIYKIAKRIGFSLEVKHVLTWEDSLKLAKSGQCDILTFMSPSEEDNKWLLFSEPLFTEPNVIITREDHAYIENLSTLTDQSIVIPIISDLFSRINKEYINLAVIPVGNKEEALNMVSMQKADMTIYPMIAAAYAIKKERLFNLKISGNLEYHENTIRLSITNNETLLLSLLNKAIATISMEEKELIVNKHISIVIEKGISKHVIQYIILGIVLFFFVLTTFVLWNTYLRKKIAQEVAKSQAIQNKLFQASKEAEIGRIIANISHQWRGILAKIGALNLFTLVQLKNNQPIDRAFITNQSEEIGKLLDFMSNTMQDFLEFYKPSKNIEEFLLIETVNHARGILEPKIQRSHLTFIIEGKNHHKMIGIRNQWVHVWLNLIDNTINAALKNNVKLPYFKIIFSHDEIDIFDNAGGMPSLTNESDMGLGIYMCIELVKKHGGKILYNTIPNGLNVKISFIPNGTPNLKPYEQNLFQSDDESA, via the coding sequence ATGTTCAAATTTTTTCTTTACATGTTTCTATTTTGTTTATATGTAAATGCAGGATCATCTCTTTTGCTTACAAACGATGAATTTCATTATCTTCAAGAAAAAAAAATTTTTAAACTATGTGTTGACCCGAGATCTGCTCCATTTGAAGAAATTACTCCCGATGGAATTTACAAGGGCATCACAGCTGATTTGATTTATAAAATTGCTAAGCGTATAGGCTTTTCTTTAGAAGTTAAGCACGTACTGACATGGGAAGATAGTCTAAAACTTGCTAAATCCGGTCAATGTGATATCTTAACATTTATGTCACCCTCAGAAGAAGACAACAAATGGTTACTCTTTTCGGAACCACTCTTTACAGAACCTAATGTCATCATTACGCGAGAAGATCACGCTTATATTGAAAATTTGTCCACATTAACGGATCAAAGTATCGTTATCCCAATCATTTCCGATTTATTTTCACGTATCAATAAAGAATACATCAATTTAGCAGTTATTCCTGTAGGTAATAAAGAAGAAGCTCTTAATATGGTCTCTATGCAAAAAGCTGATATGACAATCTACCCTATGATTGCTGCTGCCTATGCTATTAAGAAAGAGAGGCTATTCAATCTTAAAATTTCTGGGAATCTTGAATACCATGAAAATACCATTCGACTCTCCATTACGAATAATGAAACATTGCTTTTAAGCCTTCTCAATAAAGCCATCGCAACCATCAGTATGGAAGAGAAAGAACTTATTGTAAACAAACATATTTCCATTGTTATCGAAAAAGGTATTAGTAAACATGTGATTCAATACATTATTTTAGGAATCGTTCTCTTCTTTTTTGTTCTGACCACATTTGTCCTATGGAATACTTACTTAAGAAAAAAAATTGCACAAGAAGTTGCAAAAAGTCAAGCTATTCAAAACAAACTTTTTCAAGCCTCTAAAGAAGCCGAGATTGGTAGGATTATTGCCAATATATCGCACCAATGGCGAGGTATATTAGCCAAAATCGGCGCGCTTAATCTTTTTACATTGGTTCAACTCAAAAACAATCAACCAATTGATAGAGCCTTTATTACAAATCAGTCTGAAGAGATAGGAAAGTTACTTGATTTTATGTCTAATACGATGCAAGATTTTTTGGAATTTTATAAACCCTCTAAAAATATCGAAGAATTTTTATTGATTGAAACTGTAAACCATGCAAGAGGTATCCTCGAACCAAAAATACAAAGAAGCCATTTGACCTTTATAATTGAAGGCAAAAATCATCACAAAATGATAGGTATTAGAAACCAATGGGTACACGTTTGGCTAAATCTTATTGATAATACTATTAATGCAGCTTTGAAAAACAACGTTAAACTGCCCTATTTTAAAATTATTTTTTCTCACGATGAAATTGATATTTTTGATAATGCTGGAGGTATGCCTTCGTTAACTAACGAGTCCGATATGGGATTAGGCATTTATATGTGTATTGAGTTAGTAAAAAAACATGGTGGAAAAATACTCTATAATACGATACCTAATGGCTTAAATGTAAAGATTTCTTTTATCCCAAACGGTACCCCAAATTTGAAACCATATGAACAAAATCTTTTCCAAAGCGATGACGAATCCGCATAA